In one Cervus canadensis isolate Bull #8, Minnesota chromosome 22, ASM1932006v1, whole genome shotgun sequence genomic region, the following are encoded:
- the TDGF1 gene encoding teratocarcinoma-derived growth factor 1, translating to MECFSYSVILIMAFSRALELGLVAGLGDLELARPSQGELAFRDDGLWSQEEPAIRHQPSQFVASMGIQKSKELNRTCCLNGGTCMLGSFCACPPSFYGRNCEHDSRKENCGPVPHDTWLPRKCSMCKCWLGQLRCFPQSFLPGCDGHVMDEYLTASRTPELTPSACALMLPGICLAIQSYY from the exons ATGGAGTGCTTCTCTTACAG TGTGATTTTGATCATGGCCTTTTCCAGAGCACTTGAACTGGGATTAGTCGCTG GATTGGGCGACCTTGAACTTGCCCGTCCGTCACAGGGAGAGCTGGCCTTCAGAGATGATGGCCTTTGGTCCCAAGAGGAGCCTGCAATTCGTCACCAGCCTTCCCAGTTTGTAGCATCCATGGGAATCCAAAAGA GTAAGGAGCTGAACAGAACCTGCTGTTTAAATGGGGGAACCTGCATGCTGGGGTCCTTTTGTGCCTGTCCTCCCTCTTTCTATGGACGGAACTGTGAGCATGACTCTCGCAAAGA GAACTGTGGGCCTGTGCCCCATGACACCTGGCTGCCCAGGAAGTGTTCCATGTGTAAATGCTGGCTTGGCCAGCTTCGCTGCTTTCCTCAGTCATTCCTACCTGGTTGTG ACGGCCATGTGATGGATGAGTACCTCACAGCTTCCAGGACTCCAGAATTAACACCGTCTGCGTGTGCTCTTATGCTCCCTGGCATCTGCCTTGCTATACAAAGTTATTATTAA